A genomic stretch from Desulfohalobium retbaense DSM 5692 includes:
- a CDS encoding IS110 family transposase: MKCHLANHTIGVDLGDKQNVVCVLDWNGDIATTFKVTNTKTAMRKRFAAYSGAFVAIEAGTHSAWISRLLKELGCAVVVGNPRKLRCIWQEPIKTDFRDAEMLARVAKMDPKLLRPIEHRSADAQARLAILQARDALVKSRTSLINHVRGTVKCAGERLPKCSAASFHKKAPEHIPSELKAALLPLIEQIANFTEGIKKYEHEVTHLSRTHYPETEVLRQVPGVGPITALAFVLTLEDKDRFTKSRDVGPFLGLVPKRDQSGDTDKQLRITKCGNSQLRTLLVNVAHYILGPFGADSELRRFGQRIAARGGTIAKKRAVVAVARKLAVLLHRLWVTGEEYHPFYCHKDSTVEAA, translated from the coding sequence ATGAAGTGCCATTTAGCAAATCATACCATCGGTGTCGATCTCGGTGACAAGCAGAACGTCGTATGCGTGTTGGACTGGAACGGGGACATTGCCACCACCTTTAAGGTGACCAATACCAAGACTGCGATGCGTAAACGGTTTGCTGCCTACTCAGGAGCCTTTGTTGCCATTGAGGCGGGGACACACTCTGCCTGGATTAGCCGCCTGCTCAAAGAGCTTGGTTGCGCAGTTGTCGTTGGCAACCCTCGCAAACTCCGCTGCATTTGGCAGGAGCCGATCAAAACAGACTTTCGCGACGCTGAGATGTTGGCCCGGGTGGCCAAGATGGATCCCAAACTCTTGCGCCCCATTGAGCACCGAAGCGCAGATGCACAAGCCAGGCTGGCCATACTGCAAGCCCGCGATGCGCTGGTAAAAAGCAGGACCTCTCTTATCAACCACGTTCGAGGGACCGTAAAATGCGCCGGGGAACGCCTGCCGAAATGCAGCGCCGCCAGCTTCCACAAAAAAGCACCGGAGCATATCCCCAGTGAACTCAAAGCAGCCCTGCTGCCGTTGATAGAACAAATTGCCAATTTCACTGAAGGGATAAAAAAATACGAGCACGAAGTGACACACCTCAGCCGCACCCACTACCCTGAGACAGAAGTGTTGCGACAAGTCCCCGGCGTTGGGCCGATCACAGCCTTGGCGTTCGTTTTGACGCTCGAAGATAAGGACCGTTTCACCAAGAGCCGAGATGTAGGGCCATTTCTAGGCTTGGTTCCCAAAAGGGACCAATCCGGGGATACCGACAAGCAGCTACGCATCACGAAATGCGGTAACTCCCAGTTGCGCACCTTGCTGGTCAATGTCGCTCACTACATCCTGGGCCCATTTGGGGCTGATAGTGAGCTGCGACGATTCGGGCAGCGCATTGCCGCGAGAGGGGGCACGATCGCCAAGAAACGGGCTGTGGTAGCTGTGGCGCGCAAACTGGCGGTTTTGCTCCACCGACTGTGGGTGACGGGGGAGGAGTATCACCCATTTTATTGCCACAAGGATTCCACCGTCGAAGCTGCATAA